From one Budorcas taxicolor isolate Tak-1 chromosome 21, Takin1.1, whole genome shotgun sequence genomic stretch:
- the LOC128066596 gene encoding myeloid-associated differentiation marker-like produces the protein MPTRATAPDYDDFWGGFWYFRLPELFSTCVAFSLVADMGFERGDLGNWSMSIWCFCFAMTLIIVMVELWRLPSRFPFYWYNFPVTYACYAALVCLSTSIIYSIAYVQFLLYGPSRDRAIAATAFSCIASVVYALDAAWVWDWYDLTDIPCYVHTVPGLLKALETFVAGVIFAFLSSTSLYLHQPALEWCVAVYSICFILAAVVLLLDLGEREYRMPVPIPIFQLVLTLLSVLLYISALVLWLLYQFSEELGGQPQRPSDGDCRDELTYDMCAWDQRLAVAVLTAINLLVYVADLVYWARQVSVGTEDQPRDS, from the coding sequence ATGCCCACTCGGGCAACAGCCCCAGACTATGATGACTTTTGGGGAGGGTTCTGGTACTTCCGCTTGCCAGAGCTCTTCTCTACCTGCGTGGCTTTCTCCCTGGTAGCTGACATGGGCTTTGAGAGAGGGGACCTAGGTAACTGGTCCATGTCCATCTGGTGCTTCTGTTTCGCCATGACCCTCATCATAGTCATGGTCGAGTTATGGAGGCTCCCGTCCCGCTTTCCTTTCTACTGGTACAACTTCCCCGTCACCTATGCCTGCTACGCTGCCCTCGTCTGCCTCTCGACCTCCATCATCTACTCCATCGCCTACGTCCAGTTCCTGCTTTATGGTCCTTCCCGGGACCGGGCCATCGCTGCTACTGCATTCTCCTGCATCGCGTCTGTAGTTTATGCCCTGGATGCGGCCTGGGTATGGGATTGGTATGATCTCACTGATATCCCCTGCTATGTGCACACTGTGCCAGGCCTGCTGAAGGCGCTGGAGACCTTCGTGGCTGGCGTCATCTTCGCCTTCCTCAGCAGCACCTCCCTGTACCTGCACCAGCCGGCCCTGGAGTGGTGTGTGGCCGTGTACTCCATCTGCTTCATCCTGGCAGCTGTGGTCCTCCTACTGGACCTGGGTGAACGGGAATACAGGATGCCAGTCCCCATCCCCATTTTCCAGCTAGTGCTCACCCTGCTCTCCGTCCTCCTCTATATCAGTGCTCTGGTCCTCTGGCTGCTCTACCAGTTCAGCGAGGAGCTCGGCGGGCAGCCCCAGAGGCCCAGTGATGGGGACTGCAGGGACGAGCTCACCTATGACATGTGCGCCTGGGACCAGCGCCTGGCTGTGGCCGTCCTGACAGCCATCAACCTGCTGGTTTATGTGGCCGACCTGGTGTACTGGGCTCGTCAGGTTTCTGTAGGGACTGAGGACCAGCCCAGGGACTCCTGA